A stretch of the Nakaseomyces glabratus chromosome L, complete sequence genome encodes the following:
- the UTR4 gene encoding putative acireductone synthase UTR4 (CAGL0L01287g~Haloacid dehalogenase-like hydrolase), with amino-acid sequence MSPDPKYSAYLLDIEGTLCPLSFVKDTLYPFFVLHVQRIVYENFNEEHPKDEFIAEQLAKYDIKEEGQAGKNKLVEHLLDLVANDTKDSTLKALQGHVWEVGYNSGELEVPLYPDVIDFLVRNDGRGDDKVPVYIYSSGSIHAQKLLFGHVKNSGNSHAKIAGNWDLNRFIDGYFDINTAGKKTESNSYKKILDEIKMTDKPHDVLFLSDNAKELDAAKECGISVGLAMRAGNVTVPNAIDYKQYFQFTKL; translated from the coding sequence ATGTCGCCAGACCCAAAATACAGTGCGTACTTATTAGATATTGAGGGTACATTGTGCCCATTGTCCTTTGTTAAGGATACCCTATACCCATTCTTTGTTCTACACGTCCAAAGAATTGTTTATGAAAATTTTAATGAGGAGCATCCAAAGGATGAATTTATTGCAGAGCAATTGGCCAAATATGATATAAAAGAGGAAGGTCAAGCtggtaaaaataaattggTGGAACATTTATTGGACCTAGTTGCCAATGACACCAAGGATTCTACTTTGAAAGCTCTCCAAGGTCACGTATGGGAAGTGGGTTACAATTCCGGTGAACTTGAGGTACCATTATACCCAGATGTTATTGACTTCCTGGTAAGGAATGACGGAAGAGGAGATGACAAAGTTCCTGTATACATTTATTCAAGTGGATCTATTCATGCTCAAAAACTGCTTTTTGGGCATGTTAAAAATTCCGGCAATTCCCACGCAAAAATTGCTGGTAATTGGGACCTGAATCGTTTTATTGATGGGTATTTCGATATAAATACAGCCGGTAAGAAGACAGAATCGAACTCTTACAAGAAAattcttgatgaaattaagATGACTGATAAACCACATGATGTTCTATTTTTAAGCGACAATGCAAAGGAATTGGATGCCGCTAAGGAGTGTGGTATTAGTGTTGGTTTAGCCATGAGAGCAGGCAATGTTACCGTCCCTAATGCAATTGATTATAAGCAATACTTCCAATTTACTAAATTGTAA
- the RAD23 gene encoding Rad23p (CAGL0L01309g~Ortholog(s) have damaged DNA binding, peptide-N4-(N-acetyl-beta-glucosaminyl)asparagine amidase activity, proteasome binding, protein binding, bridging, ubiquitin binding activity) produces the protein MVSVTFKNFKKEKYPLDLESSQSIVAVKEALSEKLSCDPSQIKLIFSGKVLKDGDSVESCNFKDGNEVIFMVSAKKATATKVTESSAPKAQSEETPSESTPATSTQPETNQNETTEPATNSSSENTEAPNAGTDDGFVVGSERNATIERIMEMGYERAEVERALRAAFNNPDRAVEYLLMGIPETLRPQEGQTSQEHEADVDMNEEESTEGNAEPPAEDDLFAQAARDSATPSAAQTAGGTTSESAGSATGGPPGSIGLTMEDLLALRQVVSGNPEALAPLLENLSNRYPQLREQIMANPEVFVSMLLEAVGDNLQGAMDFEAIAEGEGDTVEGADGFAEENAPITLSPEDEQAISRLCELGFERTLVIQVYFACDKNEEIAANMLFSDYAD, from the coding sequence ATGGTGAGTGTTACATTtaagaatttcaaaaaggAGAAGTACCCACTTGATTTAGAAAGCTCTCAATCTATAGTAGCAGTTAAAGAAGCTTTAAGTGAAAAACTAAGCTGTGATCCAAGCCAAATAAAACTAATATTCTCAGGTAAGGTATTAAAGGATGGAGATTCCGTTGAAAGTTGTAACTTCAAGGATGGTAACGAGGTGATATTTATGGTTTCAGCCAAAAAGGCAACCGCTACTAAGGTCACAGAATCTTCTGCACCAAAAGCACAATCTGAAGAAACCCCCTCTGAATCGACCCCAGCAACTTCTACCCAGCCAGAAACTAACCAAAATGAGACTACAGAACCTGCCACTAATTCAAGTTCTGAGAACACAGAAGCTCCTAATGCTGGTACCGACGATGGCTTTGTCGTGGGTTCAGAACGTAACGCTACAATCGAAAGAATAATGGAAATGGGATATGAAAGGGCCGAAGTTGAGCGTGCTCTTCGCGCGGCATTCAACAATCCCGACAGAGCTGTTGAATATCTGCTGATGGGAATTCCAGAAACCTTGAGACCACAAGAAGGCCAAACCTCTCAAGAGCACGAGGCCGATGTTGATATGAATGAGGAGGAAAGTACTGAAGGTAATGCCGAACCACCAGCAGAAGACGACCTTTTTGCACAAGCAGCACGTGACTCTGCTACTCCAAGTGCGGCACAGACTGCTGGAGGTACTACCTCTGAGAGTGCTGGATCTGCGACTGGAGGTCCTCCAGGTTCCATTGGTTTGACTATGGAGGATTTATTGGCTTTAAGACAAGTCGTATCTGGTAACCCCGAAGCACTAGCTCCACTCCTGGAAAACTTAAGTAACAGATATCCACAACTTCGTGAGCAGATTATGGCCAATCCAGAGGTATTTGTATCAATGTTGCTTGAAGCAGTTGGTGACAATTTACAAGGTGCTATGGATTTTGAGGCTATTGCAGAAGGGGAAGGCGATACTGTAGAGGGGGCTGACGGTTTTGCGGAAGAAAATGCCCCAATTACTCTTTCACCAGAGGACGAGCAGGCTATTTCCAGACTTTGCGAACTTGGATTTGAGCGTACATTAGTTATACAGGTATATTTTGCATGTGacaaaaatgaagagaTTGCTGCTAATATGCTCTTCAGTGACTACGCTGACTAA